From a region of the Paenibacillus sp. FSL R10-2734 genome:
- a CDS encoding sigma-70 family RNA polymerase sigma factor, giving the protein MKGHVPKVEKEEERQWIQNVLDGHKEDYSFLVNRYKNKIYGLLRGMGANDQDAQDITQETFMKAYLKLASHDLDRIFAAWLYTIAANLLKDLWKGTRPTASLPDDLTELSLSDNPEEEFIRSEHRTEILHLIQKLPPNYRKTLFLRYTNDLSYEEMCVFLDVPLSKIQNNLYRAKQRLKQILSHSEVKSDEVLKSI; this is encoded by the coding sequence GTGAAGGGACATGTACCGAAAGTTGAAAAAGAGGAAGAGAGGCAATGGATTCAAAATGTTCTGGATGGACATAAGGAAGACTATTCGTTTCTTGTAAATCGATATAAGAACAAAATTTATGGCCTTTTGAGAGGGATGGGGGCTAATGATCAAGATGCGCAAGACATCACGCAAGAGACTTTTATGAAAGCTTATCTTAAGCTGGCCTCACATGATTTGGATAGGATTTTTGCGGCTTGGCTATATACGATTGCAGCTAATTTACTGAAGGATTTGTGGAAAGGGACTCGTCCTACAGCAAGCTTACCAGACGATTTAACTGAACTTTCTCTTTCAGATAATCCGGAAGAAGAGTTCATTCGTTCAGAGCATCGCACAGAGATACTTCACCTAATACAGAAACTACCGCCTAATTATAGAAAGACATTGTTTCTTCGTTATACTAATGATTTAAGCTATGAAGAAATGTGTGTTTTCTTAGATGTCCCATTAAGTAAGATCCAAAATAATCTTTATCGTGCAAAACAGCGTTTGAAGCAAATCTTGTCTCACTCGGAGGTGAAAAGCGATGAAGTGCTTAAGTCCATTTGA
- a CDS encoding GNAT family N-acetyltransferase, producing MINQRLEFPALQTERIDLRILNLEDAEAVFRHFSDEEVTRYMDIEPCKDLKEAEEIIQYHIDDLGCRWGMFDKDKDELIGTCGYHYLRREDKEFIAEIGFDLSKAYWGQGLMYEGMKRVIDFGFSTMGLTTIDATVEPENARSIALMERLGFDRDAELRDQFEYFVLKRNC from the coding sequence TTGATCAATCAAAGACTCGAGTTTCCAGCATTACAAACAGAAAGAATCGATCTACGAATTTTAAATCTAGAAGATGCAGAAGCAGTATTTAGACATTTCTCAGATGAAGAAGTTACTAGATATATGGATATCGAACCCTGCAAAGATCTAAAAGAGGCCGAAGAGATCATTCAGTACCATATCGATGATTTGGGCTGCAGATGGGGCATGTTCGATAAAGATAAGGACGAGCTTATCGGTACTTGCGGATACCACTATCTAAGAAGAGAGGATAAAGAATTTATAGCTGAAATTGGATTTGATTTATCTAAAGCTTACTGGGGACAAGGGCTTATGTACGAAGGGATGAAAAGAGTTATTGATTTCGGGTTTTCAACAATGGGACTAACCACTATTGACGCGACAGTTGAACCCGAGAATGCTAGGTCGATAGCTTTGATGGAGCGATTGGGGTTTGATAGGGACGCTGAACTTCGTGATCAATTCGAATATTTTGTACTTAAACGCAATTGCTAG
- a CDS encoding NUDIX domain-containing protein, translating into MTTIIDKIAWIHIENGQVLCARSKGKDTYYLPGGKREAGETDVETLVREIEEEISVQIKADTISYFGTFEAEAHGKAEGVTVKMTCYIADYEGALTPASEIEELSWLSYKDRDRVSVVTQIIFDQLHEKNLLS; encoded by the coding sequence ATGACTACAATAATTGATAAAATCGCATGGATTCATATCGAGAATGGACAAGTCTTATGTGCGCGTTCTAAAGGGAAAGATACGTACTATTTACCTGGAGGAAAAAGAGAAGCTGGAGAAACAGATGTAGAGACGCTCGTGCGTGAAATAGAGGAAGAGATATCTGTTCAGATCAAGGCAGATACTATATCTTATTTTGGAACATTTGAAGCGGAGGCTCATGGTAAAGCGGAAGGCGTTACTGTAAAAATGACCTGTTATATTGCAGATTATGAAGGTGCACTAACACCGGCGTCCGAAATCGAGGAATTATCTTGGTTAAGCTATAAGGATCGGGATCGTGTGTCTGTAGTTACTCAAATCATTTTTGATCAATTGCATGAGAAGAATTTGCTTTCATAA
- a CDS encoding DMT family transporter produces the protein MKGIIFAFLAGACITLQGVSNARISQDIGTWQAATITQLTGFIMSLLILLFVRDGKWQGFKKVKPLYLIGGAFAAVIIFSEVTAIQKIGVTFTISSLLIAQLCLTFLIDIKGWFGMEKRKMRLPQFIGIGLMIVGVVILKF, from the coding sequence ATGAAAGGAATTATTTTTGCATTTTTAGCGGGGGCTTGTATTACTCTACAGGGCGTGTCTAATGCTCGAATTAGTCAAGATATTGGTACTTGGCAGGCGGCGACAATTACACAGTTAACGGGGTTCATTATGTCCTTACTAATTCTCTTGTTCGTCAGAGATGGGAAATGGCAAGGATTTAAGAAAGTGAAGCCCTTGTATTTGATCGGCGGCGCTTTTGCGGCTGTTATCATTTTTAGTGAAGTAACTGCCATTCAGAAAATTGGTGTTACGTTTACCATATCCTCATTATTGATTGCTCAGTTATGTCTGACTTTCTTGATTGATATTAAAGGCTGGTTTGGAATGGAAAAGCGAAAGATGAGACTGCCACAGTTCATCGGTATCGGGCTGATGATTGTTGGCGTAGTGATACTGAAATTTTAA
- a CDS encoding iron-sulfur cluster biosynthesis family protein, protein MFIQLNTRTIERLKENLGERPGYFKLFFDTEGCGCNGVIVIQIISEPNTTDIAVQKEPFSFFVDRQQESLFDDLMRLEADENYPSFRLSSDSSLLGSNIRINDIR, encoded by the coding sequence ATGTTCATACAATTGAACACGCGAACTATTGAAAGGTTAAAAGAAAACCTTGGTGAACGACCAGGATATTTTAAATTGTTCTTTGATACGGAGGGCTGCGGTTGTAATGGTGTGATCGTAATTCAGATTATTAGTGAACCCAATACTACAGATATTGCAGTTCAGAAAGAACCCTTTTCATTTTTTGTTGACCGTCAACAAGAATCTTTATTTGATGACTTGATGCGGCTTGAAGCAGATGAGAACTACCCTTCATTCCGATTAAGTAGTGATTCGAGTCTGTTAGGAAGTAATATTCGGATAAACGATATTCGCTAG
- a CDS encoding aminoglycoside 6-adenylyltransferase translates to MMIKRETILKAIVSDLGSEDYILAIWLEGSDGTKTLDEYSDIDIVCYTKEGYIDEAFTRLDECMRRLGQVDIAYEQSGRPTNNRYKVYHLQESSENLLVDVTIQSESVPVLFINEDKTVVPVILLDKASIVKYQNVDHVTHRSQLHSQLIRAQGIYSQRSRAVKYTKRGLFLESLIYYHKYVLNPLVDVLRIIYTPFQADCFLVHASRDFPVEVVLTLEKLYGVTTVQDIVDRINLTDELFRNAVAEAEVKLS, encoded by the coding sequence ATGATGATTAAACGTGAGACAATTCTAAAAGCAATTGTTTCAGATCTTGGAAGCGAAGATTATATCTTGGCTATCTGGTTGGAGGGTTCAGATGGTACAAAAACCTTGGATGAGTATTCTGACATTGATATAGTCTGCTATACCAAAGAAGGCTACATCGATGAAGCATTTACTCGACTGGATGAATGTATGCGGCGATTAGGACAAGTAGATATCGCCTATGAACAATCTGGTCGACCCACCAATAACCGCTACAAGGTATACCACCTGCAGGAGTCATCAGAAAATCTCTTAGTGGATGTGACGATTCAAAGTGAGAGTGTCCCAGTTTTATTTATTAACGAAGACAAAACTGTCGTTCCAGTTATATTGTTGGATAAGGCAAGTATTGTGAAATATCAAAACGTTGATCACGTGACTCACCGTTCACAACTGCATTCACAATTGATACGTGCGCAAGGCATTTACAGCCAAAGGAGCAGGGCTGTCAAATATACAAAACGTGGTCTTTTTTTAGAGTCGTTGATTTACTATCATAAGTATGTTTTGAATCCACTTGTAGATGTACTTCGGATAATCTATACACCTTTTCAAGCTGACTGTTTTCTGGTTCATGCGTCTCGGGATTTTCCTGTAGAAGTGGTGTTAACCCTTGAAAAGCTATATGGTGTAACAACCGTACAAGATATTGTAGACCGAATCAATTTGACAGACGAATTGTTTCGTAATGCCGTAGCAGAGGCTGAGGTCAAGCTGTCATAG
- a CDS encoding DMT family transporter encodes MVIGLILALIAGSLVSLQNIFNTKVNEKVGSWATTTLVLGMGFLASFVMSLIVEGNRIFTLRNMEPWYWISGLIGVGVVICLVQGTKRLGPTYAISIVLISQLGFALLWDSLGWMGLEKVPFTLNQLIGVLVIVGGILVFKLGGERETQKSA; translated from the coding sequence ATGGTTATTGGTTTGATATTAGCGCTAATCGCGGGATCACTTGTGAGTCTGCAAAATATATTTAATACAAAAGTTAACGAAAAGGTTGGATCTTGGGCTACGACCACTTTAGTGTTAGGAATGGGATTTCTAGCTTCATTTGTGATGAGTCTTATCGTTGAAGGAAACCGTATATTTACTTTGAGAAATATGGAACCATGGTATTGGATCAGCGGTTTGATCGGGGTTGGCGTGGTCATCTGTCTCGTGCAGGGGACAAAACGACTCGGTCCAACGTATGCGATCTCGATCGTATTAATTTCTCAGCTTGGGTTCGCACTACTGTGGGATTCATTAGGCTGGATGGGTCTTGAGAAGGTCCCATTTACGTTGAATCAGTTGATCGGTGTGCTGGTCATCGTTGGTGGTATTCTCGTATTTAAGCTAGGTGGAGAACGGGAGACTCAGAAGTCGGCGTAA
- a CDS encoding DUF4179 domain-containing protein, with protein MKCLSPFEIEQYNLSSPTSQSLEVTDHIAACAQCNLIYHALLEEQEEWALALFEEKLPDSFTAQVMASIELVELEQVTVRGKNRNNPKRIKFLRLTMTVVLLLIVLSAVILYSVPTLAETLRSLFVKNNVDIGLLRAQEFGLVEHPNIKVKDKGYTIKIDEAVADPTRVIVALQLFRPNGKHDRHHLVLSDENGNKIEIKDDDGKVVGDLYDMGYTEDFYYMIVNFSEPLQTDHIMIEGHITKLGGKGSSNPILQGDWNFNFSMDMTEANKQTTSTPIKGSYTSPDGLTVTLKRITRMVQGVRFEFDTELSEEALERSPGELWKQQGVKFHFEDSAGEEIHSVNTRKVPHKDSTMSRSSMPGDKPGFMHWSYTFKDLPLDTLYTFVFDGYFITEKDGSTVQFEPSKLKEHPIPFAFDGDELMLNDFTVESPPNTNGSEQEGSLHFSGRFRNETMKSEWILQDLEGREYPLSGQGVSSIRGSGWKDGYIVIVESQSNNKKNFFEFRAAGLTKIPDQLQLIRTIVNRLHTNVDWSVPIMEISEK; from the coding sequence ATGAAGTGCTTAAGTCCATTTGAGATCGAGCAATACAACCTAAGTTCACCTACCTCCCAGTCTTTGGAAGTCACTGATCATATCGCTGCTTGTGCCCAATGCAATTTGATCTATCATGCACTATTAGAAGAACAAGAAGAGTGGGCACTAGCTTTATTTGAGGAGAAGCTACCAGATTCTTTTACAGCTCAAGTAATGGCTTCAATAGAACTTGTAGAGCTTGAACAAGTAACGGTACGGGGCAAGAATCGAAATAATCCGAAGAGGATAAAATTTCTAAGATTAACTATGACCGTTGTATTGTTACTGATTGTTCTGAGTGCCGTGATTTTATATTCTGTACCCACATTGGCGGAAACTTTACGTTCACTTTTTGTGAAAAATAATGTGGACATTGGTCTGTTGCGAGCGCAAGAGTTTGGGCTGGTTGAACATCCAAATATTAAGGTGAAGGATAAGGGTTATACGATAAAAATAGATGAAGCTGTAGCGGATCCAACTCGTGTAATTGTTGCGCTACAGTTGTTCAGACCGAACGGAAAGCATGACAGACATCACTTGGTTCTTAGTGACGAAAACGGAAATAAGATTGAAATTAAAGATGATGATGGAAAGGTCGTGGGAGATTTATACGATATGGGATATACCGAGGATTTTTACTATATGATCGTTAATTTCTCGGAGCCATTGCAAACCGATCACATCATGATCGAAGGTCATATTACTAAATTGGGGGGCAAGGGAAGTAGTAATCCTATTCTTCAAGGAGATTGGAATTTCAATTTTTCGATGGATATGACTGAAGCGAATAAACAAACAACCTCAACTCCAATAAAGGGTAGCTACACATCGCCGGATGGATTGACCGTGACCTTGAAAAGAATAACGCGTATGGTTCAAGGTGTCCGTTTTGAATTTGATACGGAGTTGAGTGAAGAGGCGTTGGAGCGTTCTCCAGGTGAACTATGGAAGCAGCAGGGGGTGAAGTTCCACTTCGAGGATAGTGCGGGAGAAGAGATTCATAGTGTTAATACTAGAAAAGTCCCTCATAAGGATAGTACAATGTCGCGATCTTCGATGCCTGGTGATAAACCTGGATTCATGCATTGGAGTTATACCTTTAAAGATTTACCACTGGATACATTATATACTTTCGTATTTGATGGATATTTCATTACTGAGAAGGACGGATCGACGGTACAATTTGAGCCTTCCAAGTTGAAAGAACATCCGATTCCCTTTGCATTTGATGGGGATGAGCTGATGTTAAATGATTTTACAGTGGAATCACCACCAAATACCAACGGCTCTGAGCAGGAGGGTTCATTACACTTTAGTGGAAGATTTAGAAATGAGACTATGAAGAGTGAATGGATATTACAGGATCTTGAGGGTAGAGAGTATCCCCTTTCAGGACAAGGTGTTTCTTCAATCAGAGGATCGGGATGGAAAGATGGTTATATTGTAATTGTTGAATCACAGTCAAATAACAAAAAGAATTTTTTTGAGTTCCGTGCTGCGGGACTTACTAAGATCCCTGACCAGCTTCAATTAATACGCACGATAGTTAACCGATTGCATACCAATGTAGATTGGTCCGTTCCTATCATGGAGATTAGTGAAAAATAG
- a CDS encoding PadR family transcriptional regulator, producing MNPEKVLKKYVPMTETAFYILLSLDEPRHGYGIVKHVEKITKARLLLGSGTVYGTLTKMQKDGMITVFADEERRTVYERTDIGKLILATEINRLKELYENAMNYGGDIDDHQGI from the coding sequence TTGAACCCTGAGAAAGTGTTGAAAAAATATGTGCCAATGACTGAAACAGCTTTCTATATTCTTTTATCCTTAGATGAACCACGTCATGGTTATGGAATTGTGAAGCATGTGGAGAAAATAACGAAGGCTCGTCTATTATTGGGTTCGGGTACCGTTTATGGCACGTTAACGAAAATGCAAAAAGATGGGATGATTACGGTTTTTGCTGATGAAGAGAGAAGAACGGTTTACGAAAGAACAGACATAGGGAAGCTAATTCTTGCTACGGAGATCAACAGGCTTAAAGAGCTATATGAGAATGCTATGAACTATGGGGGTGATATAGATGATCATCAAGGTATTTAG
- a CDS encoding polysaccharide deacetylase family protein, with translation MKLQFNLFPGGLPKALTMSYDDGQKHDIRLAEIFDQYGIKGTFHLNSAMINAPGFLSSDDVKNVLRNHEVSAHSVTHPHLERLPLPMVIDELFEDRKRLEKLVDYPVRGMSYPYGTYSQEIIAPLQSVGIEYSRTVHSTKQFDMPLNFMEWHPTCHHIEDLNQVWERFTTEGPSQKLRLCYVWGHSYEFAQQNNWELIETFCQQAGGHSNIWYATNIEIYDYVTALYSLKISADKTIIRNNSAIDVWVSVNDQPVHIKGGSTYNHRS, from the coding sequence ATGAAACTTCAATTCAACTTATTCCCGGGCGGATTGCCCAAGGCGCTCACGATGAGCTATGATGACGGACAGAAACACGATATTCGCTTGGCCGAGATTTTTGATCAATATGGGATTAAAGGCACCTTCCATTTAAATAGCGCAATGATAAACGCACCCGGATTCTTATCTTCTGATGATGTTAAAAATGTTCTCAGAAATCATGAGGTATCTGCACATTCCGTTACTCATCCACATCTAGAGCGACTTCCCTTACCGATGGTGATCGATGAATTATTTGAAGACCGTAAGCGACTTGAGAAGCTGGTCGATTACCCGGTGCGAGGAATGTCCTATCCCTACGGTACATACTCTCAGGAAATCATTGCACCATTACAATCTGTTGGGATTGAATACAGCCGTACTGTCCACTCTACCAAACAGTTTGATATGCCTTTGAATTTTATGGAGTGGCATCCAACCTGCCACCATATTGAAGATCTCAATCAAGTATGGGAGCGATTCACAACAGAAGGACCCTCCCAGAAATTGAGACTCTGTTATGTTTGGGGTCATAGCTATGAATTCGCACAGCAGAACAATTGGGAGCTTATCGAAACCTTTTGCCAGCAGGCAGGTGGACATTCGAATATTTGGTACGCTACCAATATCGAGATCTATGATTATGTCACTGCACTCTATTCACTAAAAATTAGTGCCGACAAAACGATCATCCGGAACAACTCTGCTATAGATGTATGGGTATCGGTAAATGATCAACCTGTTCATATTAAGGGTGGAAGCACGTATAATCATCGTTCCTAA
- a CDS encoding alanine--tRNA ligase-related protein: MTNKLYYNSTYLTDWQTRISETIEREDGLYVILEETAFYPHGGGQPCDLGTIQGISVLDVISEEELVLHKLERLPDELEVTCQIDWNRRFDHMQQHSGQHLLSAVCLDVFEFMTLSFHLGEDYCTIDIEVPELTPNQFHSIEKEVNRQIYRNHTILSYFVTGEEASQLKLVKQPKVTENIRIVEIKDVEYNACGGTHVSSTGEIGMIKLLKAEKQKGNTRIYFKCGYRALEEFNSSLQILGTLSSKFNTGKDEIIDRIEKWENEQKQLQAEITLLKEKNDVYVAQELLAQQQGNLIAHVFEDKSLKDLQSLANKLTAQSTVPVLLATSAENKVVFAQNGNAEIFCGAFFKAHLGSYNGKGGGSDKLAQAGFPSWEDAFAFYEFAKRSQ, from the coding sequence ATGACTAACAAACTTTACTACAATTCTACATACCTGACCGATTGGCAGACCCGTATTTCTGAAACGATTGAACGAGAAGATGGGCTCTATGTTATTTTGGAGGAGACAGCTTTTTATCCGCATGGCGGAGGACAACCCTGTGATCTAGGAACTATTCAGGGAATCTCTGTACTGGATGTAATCAGTGAGGAAGAGCTTGTACTGCATAAGCTGGAACGTCTGCCTGATGAATTAGAAGTAACTTGTCAGATCGATTGGAATAGAAGATTTGATCATATGCAGCAGCATAGTGGACAGCATTTGCTCTCAGCCGTTTGTCTCGACGTATTCGAATTTATGACCCTAAGCTTTCATTTGGGTGAAGATTATTGCACGATTGACATAGAAGTACCAGAGTTAACCCCTAATCAATTTCACTCTATAGAAAAAGAGGTTAATCGGCAAATTTACCGGAACCACACTATCCTTAGCTATTTTGTAACAGGGGAAGAGGCTTCACAGCTCAAACTGGTTAAACAGCCAAAAGTGACGGAGAATATCCGAATTGTAGAAATCAAGGATGTCGAATACAACGCTTGCGGAGGTACACATGTATCTTCAACAGGTGAGATTGGTATGATCAAGCTTCTGAAAGCGGAGAAGCAAAAAGGAAATACGCGGATTTATTTTAAATGTGGATACCGAGCCTTGGAGGAATTTAATAGCAGTCTGCAAATCCTTGGAACACTATCCTCCAAGTTCAACACTGGTAAAGATGAGATTATCGATCGGATTGAGAAATGGGAAAATGAACAAAAGCAGCTGCAAGCTGAAATCACTCTACTAAAAGAGAAGAATGACGTCTATGTCGCTCAGGAGCTCTTGGCACAACAACAAGGTAATCTGATCGCACATGTGTTTGAGGATAAATCACTAAAAGATTTACAAAGTCTTGCTAACAAGTTAACCGCTCAAAGCACGGTTCCTGTGTTATTAGCTACTTCTGCTGAGAATAAAGTTGTATTTGCACAGAATGGTAATGCGGAGATCTTCTGTGGAGCATTCTTCAAGGCTCATCTAGGCAGCTACAATGGTAAAGGCGGGGGCAGCGATAAACTGGCACAAGCAGGATTCCCGTCATGGGAAGATGCTTTTGCATTTTATGAGTTTGCTAAGAGGAGTCAATAG
- a CDS encoding DUF2812 domain-containing protein produces the protein MIIKVFRPFWSYDVQKTEEWLASMAEKGYELIRINRLTRYFYFQSSEPKAATYRIVFDKVQNRSLSKGLLNFGWTKVLQSGKWVVTMNGLPLEQIRTFPDREGIVKHNKKIMYIYMGILIYLMVGLLNVLLISTIAMTMGASKVDLIKVFTEPYGYIPATALGVSIILCILTVYSLITINRTNKRLTGEFLQPTKLKGQAASILQDRLSKSEEKRLKSSGQLVMKWKLGWMYAPDRLEQWLEEMEEKGYNLYSVGKTGTAFYFKKGKPRKVCYCADLQNTADSNYFNIHRDAGWTRLYNSSAWSQKWVLWGQEYIPGEAKPQIYSDKLNQLKLARRIALTYTAMFLPLIICYTYLIGINIKLSATSNLDRLQFINLILFAILILMFGSYVSRTWLYYNRLRKHYQ, from the coding sequence ATGATCATCAAGGTATTTAGACCCTTTTGGAGTTATGATGTTCAGAAAACCGAAGAATGGTTGGCTTCTATGGCGGAAAAGGGCTATGAACTCATCCGAATCAACCGGTTAACTAGATATTTTTACTTTCAGTCTAGCGAACCAAAAGCAGCTACCTATAGGATCGTATTCGATAAAGTTCAAAACCGATCCCTATCTAAAGGGCTATTGAACTTTGGATGGACGAAGGTGTTACAGAGCGGCAAATGGGTTGTGACGATGAATGGGCTGCCTTTAGAACAGATAAGAACATTTCCTGATCGAGAGGGAATAGTTAAACACAACAAGAAGATCATGTACATTTATATGGGGATATTGATTTATTTAATGGTTGGGTTACTTAATGTATTATTGATAAGTACGATTGCTATGACTATGGGTGCATCCAAAGTCGATCTTATTAAGGTTTTTACCGAACCATATGGGTATATTCCCGCTACTGCATTAGGGGTTAGTATTATTTTGTGTATTCTCACAGTTTATTCGCTGATCACAATAAACAGGACTAATAAGAGATTAACTGGAGAGTTCTTACAGCCTACCAAGCTAAAGGGTCAAGCGGCATCCATTCTTCAAGACAGACTAAGTAAGAGTGAAGAGAAGCGCTTGAAAAGTTCAGGTCAACTTGTTATGAAGTGGAAGCTTGGATGGATGTATGCGCCAGATCGTCTTGAGCAGTGGCTCGAAGAGATGGAAGAAAAGGGATATAATTTGTACAGTGTTGGCAAAACAGGAACTGCCTTTTATTTTAAAAAAGGGAAGCCTCGTAAGGTGTGTTATTGTGCGGACTTACAGAATACTGCAGATAGCAATTACTTCAACATTCACAGGGATGCTGGCTGGACACGTCTATATAATTCGAGTGCATGGAGTCAGAAATGGGTTTTATGGGGCCAAGAATATATACCAGGTGAAGCCAAACCGCAAATATACAGCGATAAGTTAAATCAATTGAAACTAGCTAGACGTATAGCTTTAACGTATACCGCCATGTTCTTGCCCCTCATTATTTGTTATACGTATCTCATAGGAATAAATATAAAATTATCGGCAACCTCTAATTTGGATCGATTGCAGTTCATAAATTTGATCTTGTTCGCCATCTTAATTCTAATGTTTGGCTCATATGTAAGTCGAACTTGGCTATATTACAATCGACTTCGTAAACATTATCAATAA
- a CDS encoding AAA family ATPase produces MQEIGREHMVYLISGPLGVGKSTTSIELARNVKHCVLIEGDVLLHMFKGESEPSWEERLSLTWKNILALTRNFIQHGFNVVIDFVVEDELDWFCKHVSDLNVRLKYVILTADREKLIERLTIRGDIESLERSLFLLNKMEMTSSNEPFIKDTTQKQTSEIVEEIINDSSYNVFNHG; encoded by the coding sequence ATGCAAGAGATAGGCAGAGAACACATGGTATATCTGATATCAGGTCCGCTTGGTGTTGGGAAATCAACAACTTCGATAGAACTTGCACGAAATGTTAAGCACTGCGTTCTTATTGAGGGTGATGTACTCCTTCATATGTTTAAGGGTGAATCAGAACCTTCATGGGAGGAACGTCTAAGTTTAACATGGAAGAACATCCTTGCGTTAACAAGGAATTTTATTCAACATGGCTTTAATGTTGTAATCGATTTTGTGGTTGAGGATGAACTTGATTGGTTTTGTAAACATGTGTCAGATTTAAATGTAAGACTAAAATATGTCATACTCACAGCAGATAGAGAAAAATTAATTGAACGTCTAACTATAAGAGGAGATATTGAATCCTTAGAACGCTCTTTGTTTTTGCTGAACAAGATGGAGATGACCTCATCCAACGAGCCATTTATTAAAGACACTACTCAAAAACAAACATCCGAGATTGTAGAAGAAATTATTAATGACTCTAGTTATAATGTTTTTAATCATGGCTAG
- a CDS encoding copper amine oxidase N-terminal domain-containing protein: protein MNKWKITLGIFAAVALSTGFGAASARAESQIQFNYKDTGISSKQVIAENTTFVPLKSLADAMGYALSWDQPSKTAKLVRPAREIVLTSGATLSKVNGSVSALSKSPRIIKGTLYVPLVSTVSVLGGKAWLNKTDEIIQVVDEPRFVTATAEGRSYWVSQKNGDLYYRASVVGKPVKIGQLPLTESAYNHGFEIKGLGNGTDLLQLTDNHYAMFTDFSSSYQVLVKAGTILKQMDYNYSIAAYTHAPQVPSTQLYMTDGKSVQYISKDGRLGKLFDLEKLTGTTGDFIVEYAAEDVALVRFLNTTQLFIIYSSTGDIINLSEQLISSEDRKEWDRVNDGRDPYVLSKMLVLKNRAGNVLTFNYTPLIDGYAKKVTYTLVTK, encoded by the coding sequence ATGAATAAATGGAAGATAACGCTTGGTATCTTTGCTGCTGTGGCATTAAGTACTGGATTTGGAGCGGCATCTGCTCGAGCGGAAAGCCAGATTCAATTCAACTATAAAGATACCGGAATAAGCAGTAAACAGGTTATCGCAGAGAATACGACTTTCGTTCCTCTAAAATCACTCGCAGATGCTATGGGTTATGCGTTATCTTGGGATCAACCATCCAAAACGGCTAAATTGGTTCGTCCAGCGCGTGAAATAGTCCTAACATCAGGTGCTACATTGTCAAAAGTGAACGGGTCGGTATCGGCATTGTCAAAATCACCGCGTATTATCAAGGGTACCCTATACGTGCCACTAGTCTCAACGGTCAGTGTCCTTGGAGGCAAAGCATGGCTTAATAAAACGGATGAGATAATCCAGGTTGTAGACGAACCAAGATTTGTCACCGCTACTGCAGAAGGTCGATCTTATTGGGTATCTCAGAAGAACGGGGATTTGTACTATCGTGCTTCGGTCGTTGGGAAGCCAGTAAAGATAGGTCAACTGCCTCTCACAGAATCAGCTTATAATCATGGATTTGAGATCAAGGGACTTGGCAATGGAACGGATCTGCTCCAGTTAACAGACAATCATTATGCCATGTTCACTGATTTCAGTAGCAGCTATCAGGTATTAGTCAAAGCGGGCACTATTCTTAAGCAAATGGACTATAATTATAGTATCGCAGCTTATACGCATGCGCCACAAGTGCCTTCTACTCAGTTGTACATGACAGACGGGAAGAGCGTTCAGTATATTTCTAAAGATGGTCGATTGGGTAAGTTGTTCGATTTGGAGAAGCTTACCGGAACAACAGGAGATTTCATAGTGGAGTATGCTGCGGAAGATGTTGCGCTCGTTCGCTTTTTGAATACGACACAGCTCTTTATTATTTATAGTAGTACTGGAGATATCATCAATCTTAGCGAACAACTGATTAGTAGCGAGGATCGTAAGGAATGGGATAGAGTGAATGATGGCAGAGATCCATATGTTCTATCAAAAATGTTGGTATTAAAGAACCGTGCTGGAAATGTTCTGACCTTTAACTACACTCCCTTGATTGATGGATATGCAAAAAAAGTAACCTATACACTTGTTACGAAGTAA